One window from the genome of Acidihalobacter ferrooxydans encodes:
- a CDS encoding single-stranded DNA-binding protein, which yields MIDALISGKLYGTPQERTASTGNPFIALKLRATAGDGASLFVNVIAFAPDTCAALMALGDGDSVALAGTLTPKAWIDREGEARPSLDMVAHACLSAYHVTRKRKAMKAPNEPHTDAGRPATVEKC from the coding sequence ATGATCGACGCCCTCATAAGCGGCAAGCTGTACGGCACGCCGCAGGAACGCACAGCCAGCACCGGCAATCCCTTCATTGCGCTCAAGCTACGCGCGACCGCAGGCGACGGCGCAAGCCTGTTCGTGAACGTGATTGCCTTTGCACCTGACACATGCGCGGCGCTGATGGCCCTGGGCGATGGAGACAGCGTGGCCTTGGCTGGAACGCTCACACCGAAGGCATGGATTGACCGAGAAGGCGAAGCGCGACCCTCGCTCGACATGGTGGCGCACGCCTGCCTGAGCGCCTATCACGTCACCCGCAAGCGCAAAGCCATGAAAGCCCCCAACGAGCCGCACACGGACGCAGGCAGGCCAGCGACTGTTGAAAAATGCTGA
- a CDS encoding tyrosine-type recombinase/integrase: MVRYLRETQPWKRAAERDLSIARILQPHFSGAVMNTHSAKHIHSYIEARRSLGRKDSTIRRELGMLSAAINYARRQWEWNPPNPVMGRKPPMGEHRVRWITPKEAARLIQAAKGNSHAPLLADFIELALHTGCRRDELLRLEWNRVDLAQRLVYLPSGKNKGKRNVSVPLNEAAMAIQDRLASFRKKHCKTSPWVFCHKDGERLQSVKKSFSTAVSKAGLEDFHIHDLRHTCAAWLVQAGVALVEVRELLRHTTVQVTEKYAHLNPQQSRNAVSVLDRMSRFGHAGGEVATEKTTKSLKNMVVWFLPKNHRNLLIFREVVVFKNHGWPHSWPHSGLATPTLPGCRTPPLLQVLSSSRGSLMGLVSQTGSRPEAEAFGYQRHGLRGQRLVLGMKPPERPPLHPFGFPPATVQKFRFPAQALAYAFDAACVLKPL; this comes from the coding sequence ATGGTGCGCTATCTGAGAGAGACACAGCCCTGGAAACGCGCGGCAGAGCGAGATCTATCGATCGCCCGCATCCTGCAACCGCATTTCAGCGGCGCTGTCATGAACACCCACTCCGCGAAGCACATTCACAGCTATATCGAAGCGCGTCGCAGCTTAGGACGCAAAGACAGCACCATTCGCCGTGAACTCGGCATGCTGTCGGCGGCGATCAACTATGCACGACGTCAGTGGGAATGGAACCCCCCCAATCCGGTCATGGGACGTAAACCACCCATGGGCGAACACCGTGTCCGATGGATCACACCGAAGGAGGCGGCAAGGCTGATCCAAGCGGCCAAAGGGAACTCGCACGCGCCTCTCCTGGCGGACTTCATCGAGCTGGCACTGCATACCGGATGCCGGCGAGACGAGCTTCTGCGCCTCGAATGGAACCGGGTCGATCTCGCTCAGCGTCTGGTCTATCTGCCCTCAGGCAAGAACAAAGGCAAGCGCAACGTCTCGGTGCCACTCAATGAAGCGGCTATGGCAATCCAGGACAGGCTGGCGAGTTTTCGTAAGAAGCACTGCAAGACCTCTCCGTGGGTCTTCTGTCACAAAGACGGAGAGCGTCTGCAATCGGTCAAGAAGAGCTTCAGTACCGCGGTGAGCAAGGCGGGCTTGGAAGACTTCCACATCCACGATCTGCGACATACCTGCGCCGCTTGGCTGGTTCAGGCCGGTGTGGCGTTGGTCGAGGTGCGGGAGTTGCTGCGTCATACGACCGTGCAAGTCACGGAAAAGTATGCGCATTTGAACCCGCAGCAGAGCCGCAACGCGGTCAGCGTACTGGATCGGATGTCACGATTTGGTCACGCCGGCGGGGAAGTCGCGACGGAGAAAACGACTAAGTCATTGAAAAATATGGTGGTATGGTTTCTACCGAAAAACCATCGTAACTTGCTGATATTCAGAGAAGTTGTCGTTTTCAAAAATCATGGTTGGCCCCATAGTTGGCCCCACTCGGGGCTTGCTACCCCTACTTTACCCGGCTGTCGAACACCTCCGCTACTTCAGGTTTTATCAAGTTCGCGCGGTTCGCTTATGGGGTTGGTTTCGCAAACTGGATCAAGGCCTGAAGCCGAAGCGTTCGGCTATCAGCGCCACGGCCTGCGTGGTCAGCGCCTCGTGCTCGGCATGAAGCCGCCAGAACGTCCGCCATTGCATCCCTTTGGGTTTCCACCCGCTACCGTTCAGAAATTCCGGTTTCCAGCCCAGGCGCTCGCGTATGCGTTCGATGCGGCGTGTGTTCTGAAACCACTTTAA